The Vespula vulgaris chromosome 12, iyVesVulg1.1, whole genome shotgun sequence genome window below encodes:
- the LOC127067901 gene encoding uncharacterized aarF domain-containing protein kinase 2-like, whose product MFKICTKIVRIFKVWRFSRYQNGGYAGKKSKYDIRRENRCHSTINRLGKINLIKRMISNMIFTVSHESDVRNKERYFRPLVKVEENGGFFSGIAEAILIIARLVVIMFAAIILATAFLMIRLTNSQVFPGILRRVIIFLGPTFIKFGQWMSTRKDLFPENVCNSLTHLQRNASCHSWLYTKNLLKATYGPNWRDVFVEFEDEIPIGSGCCAQVYKAWVDLNVHAGRIQEPRLSCFVEIIEYLNMGHFFTTLEKIFTTDEHEKIDKIGRKLQPVAVKVLHPGIKNQIKRDLKIMRVFSKLATYVVPELHWLSLTDCIDEFSLIMEQQVDMRLEANNLLRFTNNFVKTEEIVFPRPYMEFTRNEILVETFHEGSPISNYIDYEDNKVQHKLAKLGITMILKMVFSDNFIHCDLHPGNILVQEVKKQRSTFLDSFLSIISFDYTENDPRLVILDCGLVVSLNNRCRKHLRDIFRSVLMGNGELAAEYILEHTFHMTPDPDGFKTTMNNIVTAYLKNPGNFNNVNVSTVVSELFSAMVRHRVKQDGSFSSVILSMVVIEGLGRSLDPNIDIFSEVLPFVFNNTVYG is encoded by the exons ATGTTTAAGATTTGCACAAAAATTGTGAGAATTTTTAAAGTTTGGAGATTTTCAAGATATCAAAATGGCGGATATGCAGGCAAGAAATCAAAATACGATATACGAAGAGAGAATCGATGTCATTCGACGATAAACCGGCTCGGTAAGATAAACCTCATTAAGAGGATGATTTCCAATATGATCTTTACCGTCTCCCACGAATCGGACGTCagaaataaggaaagataTTTTCGTCCGCTCGTAAAAGTCGAAGAGAACGGGGGTTTCTTTAGTGGTATAGCCGAAGCAATTTTGATAATCGCAAGGCTCGTGGTCATAATGTTTGCCGCCATTATCTTGGCCACGGCTTTTTTAATGATACGACTGACAAACTCTCAAGTTTTTCCGGGTATCTTACGAAGag tAATTATATTCCTGGGTCCAACTTTCATCAAATTTGGCCAATGGATGTCGACAAGAAAGGATCTATTTCCCGAAAACGTTTGTAATTCTCTAACTCATTTACAACGCAATGCATCATGCCATTCGTGGTTGTATACAAAGAATTTACTCAAAGCAACATACGGACCAAATTGGAGAGACGTTTTTGTCGAATTCGAAGATGAAATACCTATCGGTTCGGGATGTTGTGCCCAG GTTTACAAGGCGTGGGTCGATCTTAACGTTCATGCAGGAAGGATACAAGAGCCCCGGCTATCGTGTTTCGTCGAAA ttatcgaatatttaaatatgggACACTTCTTCACTACATtgg agaaaatatttaccacTGATGAACacgaaaagatcgataaaattgGTAGAAAATTGCAGCCAGTTGCCGTTAAGGTTCTTCATCCTGGTatcaaaaatcaaataaa gagGGACTTGAAGATAATGCGAGTCTTTAGTAAACTCGCCACGTACGTCGTTCCGGAGTTACATTGGCTGAGTTTAACCGATTGTATTGACgaattttcattgattatGGAACAACAA gTCGATATGAGATTAGAAGCCAATAATTTGTTAagatttacaaataattttgttaaaacgGAAGAGATTGTTTTTCCACGCCCTTATATGGAATTTACACGTAACGAAATATTGGTAGAAACTTTCCACGAAGGCTCACCGATATCCAATTATATCGATTACGAGGATAATAAAGTGCAACATAAATTGGCGAAGCTCGGTATTACGATGATTCTTAAAATG GTATTCAgcgataattttatacattgcGATCTCCACCCGGGTAACATTTTGGTCCAGGAAGTAAAAAAACAGAGATCAACGtttctcgattcttttttGAGCATCATTAGCTTTGATTATACAGAGAATGATCCGAGACTGGTAATACTCGACTGTGGTTTGGTGGTATCCCTGAACAACCGTTGTCGAAAACATCTTCGAGATATCTTTCGATCGGTATTGATGGGAAAC gGTGAACTCGCAGCGGAATATATATTGGAACATACTTTCCATATGACACCGGATCCAGATGGTTTCAAAACTACGATGAATAATATAGTTACGGCTTATCTTAAAAATCCAGGCAATTTTAATAAC GTGAATGTAAGTACCGTTGTGTCTGAATTATTTTCCGCGATGGTTCGTCACCGGGTGAAGCAGGACGGATCCTTTAGCAGCGTGATTCTCAGTATGGTAGTGATCGAGGGGCTCGGCCGAAGTCTAGATCCTAATATCGATATCTTCTCCGAAGTTCTTCCATTTGTTTTCAATAATACCGTGTATggttaa
- the LOC127067868 gene encoding transmembrane protein 216-like, translating to MPTVVNSSLTYEILMYLNSFYFGMFAVCELGMGLFKAANLPSPGTSTTLTEFALLFFLIATEGARIYLGRKGNLTERGLPILIGIFLTFPSSLATLYFLFWQNYVLKLEVILCSIQLVILALELIISIMYLIAIYRPPSPKE from the coding sequence ATGCCTACAGTAGTGAATTCTTCCTTGACATATGAAATTCTTATGTACTTGAATTCCTTTTACTTTGGTATGTTTGCTGTGTGCGAGTTGGGCATGGGACTCTTCAAGGCTGCTAATTTGCCATCTCCAGGCACGAGTACTACACTAACAGAGTTTGCGCTCTTATTCTTCCTTATAGCGACGGAGGGTGCCAGAATCTATctaggaaggaaaggaaatttaACAGAACGTGGCCTACCCATTCTCATTGGGATTTTCTTAACGTTTCCTAGCTCTTTAGcaactttatatttcttattttggCAGAATTATGTGCTTAAATTAGAAGTGATCCTTTGTAGCATACAATTAGTCATTTTAGCATTGGAGCTTATTATCTCGATCATGTACCTTATAGCAATTTATCGTCCTCCATCTCCTAAAGAATGA
- the LOC127067865 gene encoding adenosine 3'-phospho 5'-phosphosulfate transporter 1: protein MGYIISVLKLLKKKRKRQKKIMGNFIGDIIICILLLFSVSIVFGTTEIIKYLTNSSEELLQLNSYNWILRLCFNLLGYATILLPGYLIYKYVQYSKYIQRSDKSCIPRLVHSCFLGHSETGLLDTSSYTPTSTSQRTFTQDFMLLTYCFLGLQISYLTWGYLQEKIMTQVYEDSSGNQDRFEDSQFLVFINRILAFFMSALYLLIQKQPQHKAPLYKYVFCSLSNIMSSWCQYEALKYVSFPTQVLAKASKIIPVMIMGKIISHTTYEYYEYVTAILISIGMTMFMLNSSDYKNDGATTISGIILLGSYLLLDSFTSTWQNALFVEYGTTSIQMMCAVNMFSCLLTVTSLIQQSSFPFIYSFMKKYPRFIMDCLLISICSASGQLYIFYTISKFGPITFVIMMTIRQGLAILLSCLIYHHEIKMIGILGILLVFGSVFLRIHCNNVTRAIKRRRTAVNSVKN from the exons ATGGGATATATCATATCCGTTTTGAAAttgctaaaaaagaaaagaaaaaggcaaaaaaagaTCATGGGGAATTTTATAggagatattataatatg CATATTGCTACTATTTTCAGTGAGTATTGTTTTTGGAACTACAGAGATCATAAAATATCTTACAAACAGTAGCGAAGAGTTACTGCAACTGAATTCATATAACTGGATTCTTCGATTGTGTTTCAACCTATTAGGCTATGCTACAATTTTATTGCCAGGTTAtctaatatacaaatatgtacaaTACAGTAAATATATTCAGAGAAGTg ACAAAAGCTGTATTCCAAGATTAGTTCACTCATGTTTCTTGGGACATAGTGAAACAGGTCTTTTAGACACATCTTCTTACACACCAACGTCTACCAGTCAACGTACGTTTACTCAGGATTTTATGCTACTTACGTATTGCTTCCTTGGATTGCAAATTAGTTACTTGACATGGGGTTATCTacaagagaaaataatgacACAG GTTTATGAGGATAGCTCTGGTAATCAGGATCGTTTTGAAGATTCGCAATTTCtagtatttataaatagaatacTTGCATTTTTTATGTCTGCATTATATCTTCTTATCCAAAAACAACCACAACATAAAGCACCgctttataaatatgtattttgttcATTATCAAACATTATGAGCAGTTGGTGTCAATACGAAGCTCTTAAATATGTTAGTTTTCCTACCcag GTTTTAGCAAAGGCCTCTAAAATAATTCCTGTTATGATAAtgggaaaaattatttcacataCAACATacgaatattatgaatatgtTACAGCAATACTTATTTCTATTGGAATGACAATGTTTATGTTAAATAGTTCTGATTATAAAAATG atggAGCTACCACTATTTCTGGTATTATTCTTTTAGGAAGTTACTTACTATTAGACAGTTTTACAAGTACCTGGCAAAATGCACTTTTTGTAGAATATGGTACAACTAGTATACAAATGATGTGCGCGGTAAATATGTTTTCATGTTTATTGACTGTCACATCTCTTATACAACAATCAAGTTTTCCTTTCATATACTCGTTTATGAAAAAG TATCCTAGGTTTATAATGGATTGTTTACTTATTTCCATTTGTTCTGCAAGTggacaattatatattttttatacaatttcgaAATTTGGGCCTATCACTTTTGTAATAATGATGACTATACGACAG gGATTGGCTATATTACTGTCGTGTTTAATATATCatcatgaaattaaaatgattggTATATTAGGTATACTTCTTGTATTTGGTTCAGTATTCCTTCGAATTCATTGTAATAATGTAACTCGAGCGATAAAAAGACGCAGAACCGCAGTGAATTCtgtaaaaaattag
- the LOC127067867 gene encoding protein pelota, with product MKLISKNVDKDGKGRVGLVPENTEDMWHAYNIIAEGDFVTCSTFRKVQMESSTGSSSSYKVRTTLTICVEGVDFDTQACVLRLKGRNVVENKYVKTGQYHTLDVEQNRKFTITKEKWDSITLERVDTACDPTQKADVAAVVMQEGIAHICLITSNMTIVRAKIDQVIPRKRKGNVSQHEKGLVKFYESILQGILRHINFDIVKCVILASPGFVKDQFMDYMVQQAIKSDNKTILENKSKFLLIHSSSGFKHSLKEVLADPAVVSRISDTKAASEVKALETFYSILQIDPARAFYGKKHVEKANEAQAVETLLISDKLFRCQDIALRKEYVAIVENVKEYNGDVKIFSSLHVSGEQLDQLTGIAAILRFPMPELEDESDGDESEEDD from the exons atgaagTTAATCTCAAAAAATGTTGACAAGGATGGGAAGGG aAGAGTAGGTCTTGTACCAGAGAATACTGAAGATATGTGGCAtgcttataatataatagcaGAAGGAGATTTTGTCACTTGTTCGACCTTTAg AAAAGTACAAATGGAATCATCAACTGGAAGTTCTAGCAGTTATAAAGTAAGAACCACTCTTACAATATGCGTTGAAGGCGTTGATTTTGATACTCAAGCTTGTGTCCTTAGACTCAAAGGTAGAAACgtagtagaaaataaatatgttaag ACTGGACAATATCATACTTTGGATGTGGAGCAAAATCGAAAATTTACTATTACTAAAGAGAAATGGGATTCAATTACATTAGAAAGGGTGGATACTGCTTGCGATCCTACAcag aAAGCAGATGTTGCTGCTGTGGTAATGCAAGAAGGCATCGCACACATTTGTTTGATAACATCCAATATGACAATAGTACGTGCAAAAATAGATCAAGTTATACCTAGGAAACGAAAAGGGAATGTTTCACAGCATGAAAAA GGTCTGGTGAAATTTTATGAGAGCATTTTACAAGGCATTTTAAGACATATTAATTTTGACATTGTAAAATGTGTTATCTTGGCCAGTCCTGGATTTGTCAAAGATCAATTTATGGATTACATGGTTCAGCAGGCAATTAAATCTGATAACAAAacgattttagaaaataaaagcaaatttttattaatacattcaAGTTCCGGCTTCAAACATTCGTTGAAAG AGGTTTTGGCCGATCCTGCCGTAGTATCTCGAATTTCTGATACTAAGGCAGCAAGTGAAGTGAAAGCTTTAGaaacattttattcgatattacaAATAGATCCTGCTAGAGCTTTCTATGGTAAAAAACATGTCGAGAAAGCTAATGAGGCTCAAGCAGTAGAAACATTACTTATAtcagataaattatttag ATGTCAGGATATTGCACTAAGGAAAGAGTATGTTGCAATAGTAGAAAACGTCAAAGAATATAATGGggatgttaaaatattttcaagtttACACGTTTCTGGTGAAC AACTAGATCAACTTACTGGGATTGCTGCTATATTACGTTTTCCCATGCCAGAATTAGAAGATGAAAGTGATGGTGACGAGTCAGAAGAAGATGATTAA
- the LOC127067880 gene encoding condensin complex subunit 3, with translation MSTKLREIMNDIFYNVQINKTCHKRYIKRLTNINQQYDLESFLEEFISCLKIPLSMSQNHVSIDNTLQFAAKYAVSSYASSNSELCEPMSPFLEKLFEFVLKHHDAKDSSVRFRICHFLNMLLNSMGENAFIDDALCDKITVNMMDRLLDKSHKVRAQAIFALHRLQDPSDENCPVIKMYIFHLSKDPKVEVRKAVLSCMAKNQKTLHAALKRIRDVSDIVRKMAYDFISKITVRSLTIKQRNQLLNEGLKDRAESVRKCVEKVLLPIWLRYFNGIYIDLIKALDAEIGSNVSILALNVLFKNAEIDELISQIPIDETTKLIPINKLTSENCLYWRCVAKHLHNLSFLDTLERILPELSSFSAYINEFLIMISSKTYEMWEKQTHQFILLQLLEIIKLYDLSDEAGRNNLNDLILNMLSSDNYYSKEIIECIVYHLENVIPDVNKRLDLLSNTISKIRTPVRVPTQVIKEISAEQEHQNNMQKARLRVQLLELKEEEYQAIQNKEYLKAENRKEEINKVNQELMKLNEPSEANMVIVDDDIEEEKSDSETMIKCLTILCAMMRVKSIKTLMPTLRCLLNVALSSLDHPDDRVHILALEALGIFCILDKELAKTHILTFLLQFSLEQEKQEIWIVTLKALFDLLLRYGLEFFDISKSSDNNSLLNKTNKPVKLFNRMEEEDITVYRQPSNNQAQNPDIMKILIGLMDNANQDLRTIATEGLCKLLINRRISSSTLLARIIIMYYNPANNDDTYLCQCISSFFDQFILYVPFNQEMLEEAFFPVLKIICDAPEISPLQEINPYNVAAFILNLTRNRGKESESINTYCVHNNLAFAILAEILNSDSKIDKDVLIKCLKDLDIQIDDNLSQEDLKDGIEKVLLMVNKFDKRLLNYVQKFKKKLESPGIVEIQEEMENNTDTEE, from the exons atgagTACGAAACTTagagaaataatgaatgatattttttataatgttcaaattaataaaacctGCCATAAAcggtatataaaaagattaacaaATATCAATCAACAA tATGATCTAGAATCATTTTTGGAAGAATTTATCTCCTGTTTGAAGATTCCTCTTAGTATGAGCCAAAATCATGTATCCATTGACAATACTCTTCAATTTGCTGCTAAGTATGCCGTTAGCTCTTATGCGTCTTCTAACAGCGAACTATGCGAACCTATGTCTccatttcttgaaaaattatttgaatttgtATTGAAACATCACGATGCAAAAGATTCTTCTGTTAGATTTCGCATAtgccattttttaaatatgttgtTAAATTCAATGGGAGAAAATGCTTTCATTGATGATGCACTTTGCGATAAAATTACTGTCAATATGATGGATCGATTATTGGATAAATCACATAAAGTTAGAGCCCAAGCTATTTTTGCTTTACATAGGCTTCAAGATCCGTCAGATGAAAATTGTcctgtaataaaaatgtatatatttcatttatccaAAGATCCAAAAGTTGAAGTTCGTAAAGCGGTATTAAGTTGTATGGccaaaaatcaaaaaacattACATGCCGCTTTGAAGAGAATTAGAGATGTCAGTGATATAGTACGAAAAATGGCTTATGATTTTATCAGTAAAATTACGGTAAGATCGTTAACAATCAAACAAAGGAACCAATTGTTAAACGAAGGACTCAAAGATAGAGCTGAGAGTGTACGCAAATGTGTAGAAAAAGTACTATTGCCAATATGGCTACGTTATTttaatggaatatatatagatttgatTAAAGCATTGGATGCAGAAATCGGAAGTAACGTATCTATTCTAGCGTTAAACGTACTTTTCAA AAACGCTGAGATAGATGAATTAATCAGTCAAATACCAATTGACGAAACTACAAAACTCATaccaattaataaattaacaagCGAAAATTGCTTGTACTGGAGATGTGTAGCTAAACATCTTCATAATCTATCTTTCTTAGATACATTGGAAAGAATTTTACCTGAATTATCAAGTTTTTCAGCATACATTAATgagtttttaataatgatatcttCTAAAACATATGAAATGTGGGAAAAACAAACACAccaatttattcttcttcaacTTCTTGAGATAATTAAACTATATGATTTATCAGATGAAGCAGGAAGAAACAATTTAAATGACTTGATATTAAATATGCTATCGAGCGATAATTATTActctaaagaaataattgaatgCATAGTATATCATCTTGAGAATGTGATACCTgatgtaaataaaagattagatcttttatcaaatacaATTAGTAAAATCAGAACTCCAGTAAGAGTTCCTACACaagttataaaagaaatatctgcGGAACAAGAACATCAAAATAACATGCaa AAAGCCAGATTACGAGTACAATTACTAGAActtaaggaagaagaatatcaagctatacaaaataaagaatatttgaaagctgaaaatcgaaaggaagaaataaataaagtaaatcaagaattgatgaaattaaatgaacCATCAGAAGCTAATATGGTTATTGTTGACGATGACattgaagaagagaaaagcgaTTCTGAAACAATGATTAAATGTCTTACTATCTTGTGTGCTATGATGAGagttaaatcgataaaaacatTAATGCCTACTCTTAGATGCCTTCTAAATGTAGCGCTTTCAAGTTTGGAT CATCCAGATGACAGAGTTCATATATTAGCACTAGAAGCTTTGGGAATATTTTGCATATTAGATAAGGAATTAGCTAAAACACATATTTTGACATTTTTGTTACAATTTTCATTggaacaagaaaaacaagaaatatggATTGTTACTTTAAAAGCTCTTTTTGATCTTCTATTACGCTACGGACTAGAATTTTTTGATATCTCAAAAAGTAGTGACAATAATAgtctattaaataaaactaataaacCTGTAAAGTTGTTCAATcgaatggaagaagaagatattacTGTTTACAGACAACCATCCAATAATCAAGCACAAAATCctgatataatgaaaattctaatAGGATTAATGGATAATGCG aaTCAAGATTTGAGAACTATTGCAACTGAAGGACTTTgcaaattattgataaatcgtCGTATAAGTAGTTCTACTTTGTTAGCACggataataattatgtattataatccAGCAAATAATGATGACACTTATCTTTGCCAATGTATCAGCAGTTTTTTTGATCAATTCATATTATATGTACCTTTTAATCAAGAAATGCTGGAAGAAGCATTCTTTCCAGTTTTAAAGATCATATGTGATGCACCAGAGATCAGTCCTCTTCAAGAAATTAATCCTTACAATGTAGCTgcttttattttgaatttaacTAGAAATAGAGGTAAAGAATCTGAAAGCATAAACACATATTGTGTACATAATAATTTGGCCTTTGCAATTCTGGCTGAAATTCTAAATTCAGATAGTAAAATCGACAAAGATGTACTCATTAAATGTTTGAAGGATTTAGATATACAAATAGACGACAATTTATCACAAGAGGATTTAAAAGATGGTATTGAGAAAGTTTTATTAATG GTAAATAAGTTCGATAAACGATTGTTGAATTATGTACaaaaatttaagaagaaattGGAATCACCAGGTATTGTAGAAATTCAAGAGGAGATGGAAAATAATACAGATACAGAAGaatga
- the LOC127067887 gene encoding dynein axonemal assembly factor 10, which translates to MEKLSKPQIICHIEKSVDYSLFDTKWIPCSAKFVVMGSRPRGTGIIQIYEVSSGELKHIKDIERSNPVKCGTFNASSLRDRHLAVGDFKGKLNIYNLEDPSIPLYTANAHEDIINAVSGVAGHSIGCGAPELVTGSRDGSVKVWDPRQKSRPVAVMEPKEGESRRDCWTVAFGNSYNSEERTVAAGYDNGDIKMFDLKAMSLRWESNLKNGVCGIEYDRKDIPMNKLVATTLEAKFYLFDLKTQHPKKGYAYLVEKAHKSTIWMVKHLPQNREIFATGGGDGSLCLWKYNYPEKRKQVDADGIEQGVIGSVNLLQNNSLSTQPISALDWSPDKQGLAVCTSFDQCLRVIITTKLNLV; encoded by the exons ATGGAGAAATTATCAAAACCACAAATAATTTGTCATATTGAAAAATCCGtcgattattctttatttgaCACCAAATGGATTCCGTGTAGTGCAAAGTTTGTGGTTATGGGCTCTCGACCTCGTGGTACCGgcattatacaaatttatgaaGTATCAAGTGGTGAATTAAAACATATTAAGGATATTGAACGCTCAAATCCAGTTAAATGTGGAACGTTTAACGCTTCGAGTTTACGAGACAGACACTTAGCAGTTGGTGATTTCAAG gGTAAACTTAATATATACAATCTCGAAGATCCTTCAATACCGCTTTATACGGCTAATGCTCACGAGGATATTATAAATGCTGTTTCTGGCGTAGCTGGTCACAGCATTGGTTGCGGAGCACCTGAGTTAGTAACAGGATCACGCGATGGTAGCGTTAAAGTATGGGATCCAAGACAAAAAAGTCGACCGGTAGCTGTAATGGAACctaaagaaggagagagtcgTAGAGATTGTTGGACAGTTGCCTTCGGTAATTCTTACAACTCTGAAGAAAGAACTGTTGCAGCTGGTTATGACAACGGAGATATCAAAATGTTTGATTTAAAAGCTATGTCTCTTAGATGGGAGAGTAATCTCAAGAATGGTGTTTGCGGCATTGAATATGATAGGAAGGATATTCCTATGAACAAATTAGTCGCAACTACTCTTGAggctaaattttatttattcgatttaaaaacGCAGCATCCAAAGAAAGGTTATGCTTATCTAGTAGAAAAG GCACACAAATCAACGATATGGATGGTCAAGCATTTACCACAAAATCGAGAAATATTTGCAACCGGTGGTGGAGATggttctctctgtctttggAAATA tAATTATCCAGAGAAACGAAAGCAGGTTGATGCGGATGGTATAGAGCAAGGTGTTATTGGAAGTGTAAATCTACTtcaaaataattctctttcaaCTCAACCAATTAGTGCCTTAGATTGGAGTCCAGATAAACAAGGATTAGCTGTTTGTACATCGTTTGATCAATGTTTACGAGTTATTATAACAACTAAACTTAACCTCGtatga